TTAGGGGTCAAAGGCTAATATTTTTCCTGGAAACCTGACCTGGAACATAAGACCTGATGTGGGAAACCGATAGAGCAGTGGTCAGTAAATGAATGGGCCAAGATTTTTAACCGAAAACTGAAAACCAAAACAAGCGGAGGTAGAAGGATATGTCAGCTTTAACCCGTGACCGGGCTACCCCTTACCGGGAAGGTATTGAGGTGGATTACCCGGTAGCAACCAACACAAAAATTTTCGCCGGCTCCCTGGTATGTGTCAATGCCACGGGATATGCAGTGCCGGCAGCGGACACCGCCGGCCACCGGTTCGCCGGGGTGGCCATGGAACAGGTGGACAACAGCGGCGGGAGTAACGGCGGCCAAAGTGTGAATCTGCGGCGAGCCGGGGTGTTCGAGTTCGACGCTGCGTCCATCACCCAGGCCATGGTGGGAACGGAGATGGAAGTCACCGATGACCACACCTTTGATGACACTGCCGGCACCACCAATCACATCAAAGTGGGCCAGTTGGTCAAATATGTCTCGGCTACCAAGGGCTGGATCGACATCGCCAAATAACGGGAGGAAACACGCATGATTGTCAACGTAGAGAGCTTAGCGCGACTGTACACGGGGTTCACCGCCGTGTTCAACACCGCCTTCCAGGATACCCAGACCTGGTACGAACAGGTGGCCATGACGGTGCCGGCCACTACCCGGATTATGGATTACAAGTTCCTCCTGGATTTCCCGATGGTCCGGGAGTGGATCGGGGATCGGCAGATCAGTTCGCTGGAACCCAAGGCCTTTCAGGTGGAAACCAAGGATTGGGAAGCCACCATCGAGGTGGACCGGAATGACATCGAAGACGACCAGTTGGGATTTTACAATCCCATCGTGGCGGCCCTGGCCCAGGAAGCCCGGAAGCACCCGGAGAAATTGATCGGGGACTTGCTGAATGGGGCTTTTGCCACACCGTGTTATGACGGCCAGAACTTTTTCTCCGCGGCTCATCCCGTGGGGGAGGGGACCGCGTCCAACTTCACCGACGGAGGCAGCACCCCGTGGTTCCTCCTGGACACCAGCCGGGCCGTCAAGCCGTTTATCTTTCAGTTGCGGCGGGAAGTCCAACTGGTGCGCATGGACAGGTCAGATGACGAACACGCCTTCATGCGGAAGAAATTGCGCTACGGCGTGGACTACCGGGGCGCGGCGGCTTATGGCCTGTGGCAGCTCGCCTATGCCAGGAAGGATGATCTCTCTGCCACCACGTACGCTGCAGCCCGAGCCGCCATGATGTCGGTGAAGAATGCCGACGGCCGGCCCCTGGGGATCAGGCCTAGCTTACTCGTGGTGCCCCCTTCCCTGGAGGAGTCGGCCCGGGAGATTTTGCAGGCGCAGTTTATCGTTGGCGACGCGGTCAACGGCGGCTACAAAACCAATATCTGGCAGGGGACAGCGGAACTCCTGGTGGTGCCGGAATTGGGTTAAAGGTTGGCGGGCGGGGACGCCCGCCCTACCGGGGAGGCGGCTTAACCGCCGCCCTCCCCGATCTTCAGGAACAGGCCCCAAATGACCTTTGGAATGGGGCAAAGATGGGCAGCCGCGTAACCATCCTTGACGGCAGGCGGATCTCATCAGAGAGGAAAACATGGCTTATTGTACCGAAGACGACCTGCTCAAGATGATCCCTGAGGAAGACCTGACCGAATTGACGGTGGAATCAGGCGAAGTCCCTGACAGCATCATCATCGCTGATGCCATCAACAAGGCCGATGCCGAGATCGACTCATACCTGGGGGTTAAATATGTGGTGCCCATCTCCCCCACTCCGGACCAGGTCAAGGCCCTGTCGGTGGACTTGGCGATCTACCACTTGTATTCCCGACACAGCATCATGCGGCCGGTGCGACAGCAAAAGTATGAAGCTGCGGTGGCCTTTTTGAAGCAGGTGACGGCCGGACAGGCAGTGATTATGGGTCCGGGAGGGGAGCCACCCACGGTAGCGAAAGAGCTGATTGACTCTTCCAGCGCGGTCCGGTGCTTTACCCGGAATACCCTGACGGATTGGTAAGGGATTGCATCTATGGCCAACGATCTTTGGACGACGGTGGAAGAAGCGGTGCTGGGAGCCCTGGAGCAGGAACTGACCGGCCAGGTCAAGACCCTGGCCGCCTACCAGGGGGATTGGCTGGACGACCTGACCCAGGAGTACTGGCGTTTTCCTGCAGTTTTGGTGCAGTTGCGCCAGAGCCAGGGGGAGCAGGTCACCCTGGGCTCCTATGACCTCACCCTGGAATTTACCATTTTCGTGGTGGCTCGGGGAGGTTCCCCTAAACAGCGCGCGGCAAACGGAGTCAACCTGATATTGGCAGGGGTGCGAGAAGCCTTGTGGCATCAAGACCTGGGGCTGGACCTGCAACCCTTCAATCTCATCAAGGAAGAGCCGTTATTGAATAACCAGGAATTTTCCGTATACGCCGCCCACTATGGCACTGCCATGGTGCAGGATCTGTGAAGCTGACGAGGAGAGAGAATCATGACCCGGTCCATCCGGAATTTTTTGGCCACCCATAATCTGCTGGCGGTATCGGCTCAAAGGCAGGAAGTGGCCATGAACATCGAGCAGGAGTTGGATACCACGATGCTCGTGGACCTGAATACGGTGCTCAACTACCAAGCCGTGAAAAACCTGAACCGGGAGGAGGTCACTGGCAAAGAGGAAGCCGACCGGCTCCATGATTTCGGGGGCAAAGTGGTGGGCACCCTGACCTTTTCCCGGGCCCAGCCGCAGCATTTCGGTTTTCTGCTGGGCTACGGCCTGGGTGCAGTCGCCACCGCTCCGGCCGGGACCAGCGGCTTCCGGCACACCATCGCCCCCCAATCCGGGGAGGTGGACGCGGCCCGGTCTAATCCATCTTTTACCGCGGCCATGCGTTTCGGCCGCCAGGTGATGAAACGGCGCTTCGCCTCCTGTTTCATCGATCAAGTCAGAATGGACTTCAGCAAGGACGGCTGGGCCAAGATCAGCGGGACCGTCAAAGGCAGCGGCAAAGTGGTGGATAACACCCTGATGGAGGAGATAGCCGCGGCCTACAATGCCACCAGCCTGACCCTGGCGGCCAACGGGGTGACCGGGGAAACGCCGGCGGAACTCCTGAGTAACGTCCAGGCGGTGCAGGTGCTGAATCCCACCACCCAGGCCTGGGAGGAAGTGGCCTACCAGGCCGTGACTGCAACGACCCCCGGAGTCATCACCATTACTGCGCCGGGAGCGACCGGGGAGAGCACCAGCTACCGGGTCTACTATGTCCCCGGCGAGAGCGGCTGGATGAACCTGCCCCCCCGGGTGGAAGAGCCGCCCTTGAAGGTGAATCAGTTGAATGTCACCGTGGGAGGGCGCTTTAACGGCACGAGCTTTCAAGGCGGGTATCCGTTGACCACGGAACTTAGGGGCGTCACCTGGATTTTGAAAAACAACCTGACGCCGGAGTCCACGCCGGGAGCCGGGGGCAATTACGCCAACCGCGCCTTCAGGACCGGACGGGAACAGAGCCTGAAATTCGATAAAGATTTTCGGGACTTTATACTAGCCCAAAACCTGAAAGACAACGACACCTTGGGGATCTCTTTGAAGGCCACGGGTCCGGAATTTGCGCCGGGGGTCAACTATCAGGTGGAACTGGTTTTTCCTCGGGTGGCGGTGCTGGGAACCACGGTAAAGGTGTACCAGCGGCGTTTGGGGGAAGAGGTGGAGTTTGCGGTCCTGGAAGATGACACTTACGGGTCGGTGGTGGCTTACGTCCAGAACCAGGTGAGCAGTTACGTAGCATAGCACCTGACGGCCTAAGGCCGCACAAAGTCCCCCTTTGGAAAAGGGGGATTTAGGGGGATTTCCAGACGGTTAACAAAATCCCCCCTACCCCCCCTTTGATAAAGGGGGGAATAAGGACGGTGGAGATAACATGGCGAGACTTTTGGGAGAACAACGCCACATGCTGGCGATCCAGGACCCGGTCTCCGGGTCGGTAATCAACCTGTATTACCGGCGGCCGACCTCGGAAGAGCGGGTGGCCTACCAGCTTTCCGCCTTCCGCCTGGAAAATGGAGAACGGCGATTTTGCCTGGGGGAGACGCGGCTGGGCTTCGGGCTGGAAATCCTCACCGGGTTTGAGGCAGGGGATTTTGTCATGCATGCAGAGGGCGAAGAGATCCCCCTGGACCCGGCCCGGCATCCCGATTGGAAAGAGCGTCTCGCCAATGATGCCCCGGACCTGGTATCGTACCTGGCCCAACAAGTGTTCGAAGGCATGCGGGTGGTAGCCCAAAGGGAGCAAGAGTGAGATTGGAGAAGGCTTCCGGAGAGGAGCGCCAGGACTGGCCGCTGAATAAAGAGTTGCAGATGCTGGCCAGCGGACGGCTCTGCAATGAGGAGGAGCGGCAAAGGTGCCGGACGGAGAGCGGGGCCTTTGCGGATTGGGCCTGTGGGGCGTGCGCCGAGCGGGTGCGCCCGGAGGCCATCTCCCCCTGGACCTGGCACCTGGTCTTCCTGTATCAGTTGAGCCGGGCCGGTTACCCTTTCAAAGCCAACGATCTCAGCCTCGAAACCTGGCTCCTCATGGGGACGGTACGCCGGGTTTTGGAAGGAGTCCAGCGAGGACAACATGGCTAAAACGAAAACGCAAAGCACTACGCACCAGAAAAAGCTGCAAGATTACCGCGCCTATCAGGAAGAGCTGCTGAACATCAGCCAGCAATACGGGCAGGCCCGCCTATCTGTTTGGGCTCGCGAGGCCCAGGCCCTTCATGAAAGTTGGAGCAGCTTATCCCAGGATTGGCAGTCCAACCTGGACCAAATGGCCGCGGTGTCCGGCAGCCAGTTTACGGCGATGGCCGCGCAAGGACAAGCCGCGGCCGATCTCATGGGTCAGAGCTGGCAGCAAAACCTGACGGCGGTCTCGGGGTCCGTGGACCAGTGGGGGGAAAACTTCCTCAATACCCTGACCAAAGTAGCGGGCGCCTGGGGAACGACCGCAGGGAGCTTTGGCGGTGGTGGCGGTGGCAGCCCCTTGTCGCTTTTGGGCGGGGTCCTGGATTTCGGCGGCATATTTCATGAAGGCGGGATCGTGGAGGCCCACCAGGGCATGGTGATCTCCCCGGGGACCCTCATGGCTGACGAGCAGCTCATCCTGGCCCAGAAAGGCGAGGGGGTCCTCCCGCGGGAGAGTATGGCCCGCCTGGGCGAGAAAAACTTTGAGGCCCTGCGGACCGGTAAGTTCGATGGCGGAGGCAAAACCGCACCCGGCTTTAATGTGACCATTCAGGTCCAAGCCCTGGATGCCTCCGGGGTGGCGGGGCTGGACTGGGATCGGGTGGTGCAGCGGCACCTGATGCCGGCCTTAAGGCAAGAAGCGAACCGGCGCTGGTAAGGAGGGGAGATGGCAAACGCCAGAATGGAATGGACCCCGACAGGAAGCAGCCGCCAGAGCTATACCTTGCCGGTCAACTTCACCTGGGATTATCAGGAACTGGCCCAGGATGAAACCGACCGGGAACGGGCCCTGGACGGCACCATGAGAAGTTACCTCCGGGGGTTGAAGCAGCGCTGGGTCTTGCAGTTCCAGTTCATTTCCGCAACCCAGAAGGATGCCCTCATAGCTATCAAGCAGGCCCAAACTGATATCGATTTTTTCCGGGATGGGACCGGGTCCAAGTCTTTTACCGGAGTCTGGACCAATGACCTGGACTTCCGGGAGGTCTCTCCCGGCTTCTGGTCCGGGAGCATGATTTTGGAAGAAGTTTAAATGAGCAGTGAGCAGTGAGCAGTTAAAACTTTTCTTTCTAATATTAATTGCTCTGAAAAGAGAGAAACCATGCGGCAAGCTGGAGCGGAATACCTGCAGGAAGAAGCTCGTTACCGGGGCGCCAGACCTCGAGTCAAGGCGGTTCTCTCCCCCTTCGGGCTGGACTACGGACTGGCCCCAGGCTCCGGAGAGTTTATCCAGACCGTCTATGGCGGAGAGTCGGGAAGCCTGGCGATGGGTGACGGTTACTATACCTCCGGCGCCTGGACTTCTCCGGTAATCCAGGCCTTTTCGCCCTACCTGGACAAGGCGGCGCCGTCCTGGGAGACGGCGACGGGGCATATGGATCTGGAGATCGGGTTCCGCAGCGGGGCGACCCCGGACGGCTTAACCCAGGCGCCTTTTGTCTCCTTAGCGCCCGGACAAGAACTTGCGCTCGCCCCGTATTTTCAGGTGAACGTTAACCTTCAGGAAACCATCCGGGCCTGGGCCTTGGATGTTGCCGGACAGATAGATGACTTTTCGGCCTATGCCGCAGACCTTTCCCCGGACGGAGGTTTTGAGTCCTACGCCTCGGACGGGCCGGGATGTTTGACCGGATTCAGCCTGGAGGGACGGCTCACTTTACCGGAGCAGGAAATCATTGATCCGGGCGGTTTGCAGGTGGAATTGGCCCGGGACTTCAGTGAACTGAGAGCCGCCGACCACGTCCTGGTTCTGGATAACCGGCTGGGGCAATGGTTGAACCGGCCCGGCAACGCCTATCTCCAAGGGCAGGATCTGACCCAAACGCAACTGACCCTGTACCATGGCTGGGAACTGGCCGACGGCACAGTGGCCTGGCAGCAACTCTACCAGGGGGTGGTACAGAGCCTGGCCGGCATGGCCCACGGCTGGAGGCAACAGCATCGGGTCCGTCTGGAAAGCCAGGATTGGGTGGCGGCGGGGCTCAATCGGATGGTGGGCGCACCCGACGGCACGGGAGCACGACGGCCATTTATGCGGGGCACCTACCTGACCCAGGGAGAGATGATCCGGGTGATTCCCGCAGCGACGAGCGAGATAACCTGGACAGGCAGCGGCAGTGCCTTCCTGCATCTCCTGGGGGCCTACCGGGGAGATTACCCTCAAGACTATGTCCTGGAAGTGGACGCTGGCGGCGAGGTGGGAAGCGCCACGTTCCGGTGGTCCCACGACCAGGGGCAGAGCTGGCAAAAAACAGGATTGGTCGCCGGCGGGCCGGATGCACCGATGCAGTTGGAGGACGGCCTATCGGTTTATTGGACGTCGGGAGTGGGGCAGGACCTGGCTGCGGGAGATCGCTGGAGCTTTACGGCGGTTCCCCAGGTTTACTGCTATCAGGTCTTTGGGGCCCCCTTTGAAGCAATTGCCACGGTCTATCTCGACGGAGAGATAGACGACGACCGGGTAACTGCGGATGCCGGCACCGGCTTAATCCAGGTGAGCGGCAAGAACGTCCAGGTACAAGCCCGGGTGGTCATGGGTCACACCACCCATCCGGTGGATATTGTAACCGACATCCTGGCGGAAGTGGGCCTGAGCCCGGCCATCAACCAGGACTCTTTTGCCCTGGCTAAGAGCCTTACCCCGGAATACACCATCGGGGTGAGGTTTGAAAATGTCACCGCGGCTCAGGCCATCCGGGAAATCGTCCGGCGGTGCCTCTTTGATCTCTGGATCGATTTCGGGGAAATCAAGATCAGGGCGTATCTGGGTGAGCAGTGAGCAGTAAGCAGAAGTTAATGGTGCGCAGTGCGCACCCTACATCAAAGGGATGACCATGGGACGCGTGCAATGGACCCGGGCCTCACAGTTTAATTGGGTCTTCGACAATATGGGAGGGACCCCGCTTCAGGAGGCGGTGGCCGGCAACTGGAATCAAGCCGTGGCCACGGTCCAGGCGGATGGCCGGGTGGCGATCACCGCTCCCAACCCCGGGGGCGGCCAGGTTTACTGGATACGGGGGGTCTGGCCGGTGGATACCCTGTTTCCTTATGAGGGGTTCTGGGCCGACCCCTTGAGCGGGGACGTCACCAACTATTACAGCGGCGGCTCTTTTGCCAATGATGGAGACCTGACCACGGTCACCCTGGGGACGGCGCTGCCGGCCGGAACCCCGGTGCAGCTTTATTACATCTATTTGACCGGGGAGCAATCGCGCAAATATGAACCGCTGAATGATTACCCGTGCATTCGCCGGGCCTACCGGGCCCGGGACGATTACACCTACGATTTCGCGGTGGACCGGATGCTGGACCTGATGGTCTTGCTGCACCTGGCGGGAAGAGAGCGAGGGCAGAATTATGGCCCGTTGATCCAGTTCCTCTGGGATGCCTTTCAGGCTCGGGAGGAGTCCCGCACTTCCCCTCTGATGCATGATGACTTTGAACGGCAGCAGTGGGACCGGGGCGCACACTTACTCTATCGCGGCGCCACCACCGGGGCGGGCGCCTTTCAGGCCTTTCAAAGCGAGCTGGCTCCGAGCCAAAGCGGACGGGCGCTCCATGTCCGGGCAACGCTGCCCACCACGCAGGACGCAGCCTGGTTTGGCTATGGCCTGGATTGGTCTCTGACCGGCAATCCTTTCAAGGCCATGGACCGTCTCACTTTTACCGTACAGGGCAACGCCGACACCTGCCACCTGCATAATGTCACAAAAAATGGCAGCGGCAGCGCCGTTCTGGTGCTCCTGGGAGACTACACCAAGCAGGAGAAGCGGCAATTTGCGGTGGAGATCCAGACTACGGGAGAGGTGGGCTCGGCTACTTTCCGTTGGTCCAAGGACGGCGGGGTCACCTGGGTTGCCAGCGGCTTGGTAAGTGGCGACCGGCAGCACCCGGTAACGCTGGAAGAACAACTTGCCGTGGCTTGGGAGGGCGGAGGGGGCAACGACCTGGTAGCCGGAGACCTCTGGAATTTCTGGGGGGGCGAGCCCGCCATTCATCCCCGGCGCCTGTTGGTGACGCTGAACGATGCCGACCCGGATGATCCGGCCCCTTTCACCCCCCAACATACCTATGTCCATGCCATTCCGGACCGCTTTACCGAGGCGACCGCCTTTGACCTGCCGTTCAGCCAGTTCTGGCGCGTCGACAATATCATCGATGACGCCGACCGGCTCCAGGCCATGTGGGCGCCCTGGTACTCCGCCACCCAGGCGGGGGTTACCGACATCACCGTGGGGACCCGGGAAGCAACCGAGGTAATCCTGGATGAGACCTTTTATACCCAGCGGTACGTCACCTGGGGCCTGTCTCCCTATGTTACCGCGTTTGGGCTGTGGACCGGCCTCGATACCTCACGTTGCACTTCTACCGGCCATGTGAACGTCAACTTTCTCATCAAACCGGAAGTGACGGGAGTCAGCACCCTCACCATCCGGGTCAAAGTTAAGGATGCTCGGGGGAGCTATTTTTATCGGGATGTTCCAGTCCAGGTCAACGCCTGGCAACGGGTGACCGTGAATCTGGACGAGATGCCGCTGGAGTCGGGGGTTAGCCCCCTCACCCATCCCATCCAGGTTGTGGACCTCGGCATCCCCTCCTCTCCCCCTAGTAATGGGGCGATTTCCTTTACCGACCTCAAGTTCGATGACCACGTGACCTTCGCCGCGACAACGCGCCTCAAGGTGCTGGAATTCAAAATGGAGCAGCAGGGCCTGACGGAGCACGAATGGTGGCTGGATGGCGTGGCCCTCAACCTGAGCGCGGTGGACCCTTACCCCTATGCCCCCCGGCTGGCCATCTCTCTGACTGCTCATGGGCAGAACCCCTGGCGGGGACCGACCCTGGTGCATTACGTCCAACCCCTGGCCCCTCATTTGGTGGGAGCGCCGGCTCTGACCCAAACCTATCTCCAGGTTCACGAAGACGCCCAAGCAGAATATACCCGGCGTTACGGCGGGGCGCCGGGCCCCATTATGCCGGTCCACACCCGCAATGACGTGGAAAACATCGCCCTGTGTGGCGGGGAAGATTTTCTCCAGTTTTCCTGGTGGCCGCGCTACCGGGATTTCGGCAAAGTGGCAGGCATGTGGCATTTCAATGCAGGCCTTATAGACGCCTCCGGAAAAGACCATAATCTCACGTGGTCTGCCGACAACCCCACCTATACCGTTGGTATCTGCCAGCCAGGGAACACTGCCCTGAGCTTTGACGGCAGCGGCCAGCACGCATATCTCGATCCAGACGCTGATTTTCAACTGGAAGATCGTGATTTCACCATGGAGGCAGTAGTCAAGTTCAATAGTCTGGGTACCACGATGAGTGTCATGGCCCTTTGGGATCAAGCCAACAATCAACGAAGCTGGCGCTTCTATAAATCAGATAACGATCTGATCTATCTAAGCTATTCCACTGACGGAGTAAACTGCTTTGATATCCCTTTAGCCGGCGCCATAACCGACAGTAATTATCACCACCTCGTCGTCACCCGAACCGGGAATCTCTTGGACCTTTACCTTGACGGCAACCATTCAGGACAGGCCGACATTGGCACGCCCAGTTTTTATAGCAGCATTTAATAGGAGGTAACTCATGGCTTTTCCTACTAACTTAACCAACGCCGTTGACGGCATAACCGATGTAATGGCGGACCACCTCAATACCCTGGAAGCCAAGGTAGGCATTGACGGTTCCCTGGTCACTACCAGTCTTGATTACCTCGTGAAAAATCCCGCCAGCGACAATCCTGGTCACGTCCATAGCGCTTATCAAGTGTCTGGAAGCT
Above is a genomic segment from Desulfobaccales bacterium containing:
- a CDS encoding Mu-like prophage major head subunit gpT family protein; this translates as MIVNVESLARLYTGFTAVFNTAFQDTQTWYEQVAMTVPATTRIMDYKFLLDFPMVREWIGDRQISSLEPKAFQVETKDWEATIEVDRNDIEDDQLGFYNPIVAALAQEARKHPEKLIGDLLNGAFATPCYDGQNFFSAAHPVGEGTASNFTDGGSTPWFLLDTSRAVKPFIFQLRREVQLVRMDRSDDEHAFMRKKLRYGVDYRGAAAYGLWQLAYARKDDLSATTYAAARAAMMSVKNADGRPLGIRPSLLVVPPSLEESAREILQAQFIVGDAVNGGYKTNIWQGTAELLVVPELG
- a CDS encoding DUF1320 domain-containing protein → MAYCTEDDLLKMIPEEDLTELTVESGEVPDSIIIADAINKADAEIDSYLGVKYVVPISPTPDQVKALSVDLAIYHLYSRHSIMRPVRQQKYEAAVAFLKQVTAGQAVIMGPGGEPPTVAKELIDSSSAVRCFTRNTLTDW
- a CDS encoding phage protein Gp37, with translation MANDLWTTVEEAVLGALEQELTGQVKTLAAYQGDWLDDLTQEYWRFPAVLVQLRQSQGEQVTLGSYDLTLEFTIFVVARGGSPKQRAANGVNLILAGVREALWHQDLGLDLQPFNLIKEEPLLNNQEFSVYAAHYGTAMVQDL
- a CDS encoding LamG-like jellyroll fold domain-containing protein: MGRVQWTRASQFNWVFDNMGGTPLQEAVAGNWNQAVATVQADGRVAITAPNPGGGQVYWIRGVWPVDTLFPYEGFWADPLSGDVTNYYSGGSFANDGDLTTVTLGTALPAGTPVQLYYIYLTGEQSRKYEPLNDYPCIRRAYRARDDYTYDFAVDRMLDLMVLLHLAGRERGQNYGPLIQFLWDAFQAREESRTSPLMHDDFERQQWDRGAHLLYRGATTGAGAFQAFQSELAPSQSGRALHVRATLPTTQDAAWFGYGLDWSLTGNPFKAMDRLTFTVQGNADTCHLHNVTKNGSGSAVLVLLGDYTKQEKRQFAVEIQTTGEVGSATFRWSKDGGVTWVASGLVSGDRQHPVTLEEQLAVAWEGGGGNDLVAGDLWNFWGGEPAIHPRRLLVTLNDADPDDPAPFTPQHTYVHAIPDRFTEATAFDLPFSQFWRVDNIIDDADRLQAMWAPWYSATQAGVTDITVGTREATEVILDETFYTQRYVTWGLSPYVTAFGLWTGLDTSRCTSTGHVNVNFLIKPEVTGVSTLTIRVKVKDARGSYFYRDVPVQVNAWQRVTVNLDEMPLESGVSPLTHPIQVVDLGIPSSPPSNGAISFTDLKFDDHVTFAATTRLKVLEFKMEQQGLTEHEWWLDGVALNLSAVDPYPYAPRLAISLTAHGQNPWRGPTLVHYVQPLAPHLVGAPALTQTYLQVHEDAQAEYTRRYGGAPGPIMPVHTRNDVENIALCGGEDFLQFSWWPRYRDFGKVAGMWHFNAGLIDASGKDHNLTWSADNPTYTVGICQPGNTALSFDGSGQHAYLDPDADFQLEDRDFTMEAVVKFNSLGTTMSVMALWDQANNQRSWRFYKSDNDLIYLSYSTDGVNCFDIPLAGAITDSNYHHLVVTRTGNLLDLYLDGNHSGQADIGTPSFYSSI